Proteins encoded in a region of the Ptychodera flava strain L36383 chromosome 4, AS_Pfla_20210202, whole genome shotgun sequence genome:
- the LOC139130762 gene encoding mth938 domain-containing protein-like gives MVQKGGVIFGVSAVTCFSVGLLLWLFIIQADIPDTIGNSRLPDHVNTHSRSQYEDDDAQARSVRDETNSPKVTSYSWGNIKLENGSTYKDCKVWPGGSIDWDWATTGTHHSPGVQVEDVNDIIDSSVDVLVIGNGMQRQLGVPADTLDYVTGKNIEVLVLQTEKAIEKYNDLVEEGEKRVGGIFHSTC, from the exons ATGGTTCAGAAAGGCGGTGTAATATTTGGCGTTTCAGCTGTTACGTGTTTTTCTGTCGGTTTGTTGCTATGGTTATTTATTATTCAAGCAGACATTCCGGACACCATCGGAAACTCACGGTTGCCAGACCACGTCAACACCCACAGCAGAAGCCAATATGAGGACGACGATGCGCAAGCCAGGAGTGTTCG GGATGAAACTAACTCTCCAAAGGTGACATCGTATTCATGGGGAAACATTAAATTGGAAAACGGCTCCACTTATAAAGATTGCAAGGTGTGGCCGGGTGGCAGCATTGACTGGGACTGGGCAACGACAGGAACCCATCACTCACCAGGTGTACAAGTTGAAGATGTAAATGATATCATCGACAGTAGTGTTGATGTCTTGGTGATTGGAAATGGAATGCAAAGACAGCTTGGTGTTCCGGCAGACACATTAGATTATGTCACAGGCAAAAACATTGAAGTATTGGTCTTACAGACTGAAAAAGCCATTGAAAAATACAATGATTTGGTAGAAGAGGGAGAAAAAAGGGTTGGTGGCATTTTTCACAGTACCTGTTGA